CAATGCAATGATAATAGAGTGAAAGTTGTTTGAATAACTGCCTTTTTTCCCACAAGAAGGCTTTTTCCACCCAGGGGGAGCCTTCGCCGATCTTTCTGTTAAGTTCATAGGCGCTCAAAACCCAAGAACGGGGGAATGGCATATCCATAAGTCCGCTGAAATGAATCTCAGCGATTTCCTTATTTTCTGTTGCAGCCAGCCAGCACCCATAGAGGAAGTAAAGTAAAGAACTATCCTGGCTTAGTAATTCGATGGGATAGGTATGCAAGAGAGCGCCTGCTTCATCCCATTGTTTTAAGTAGAGTTTTGACCAAATCTTATAAATATCCACTTGAAGCTGAAAATGACTTTGCTTGGGACCTGCCTGGAAGTCTTTTGTCAATTCGAGCACTTTCTCGACCTTTCTTTGCCGCAAACACTGCCTGAGATAATGCAGGACTGTGCGTTTAAAATTTAATGATTCTGCAGGGATATCGGGTCTATTAATGTTTTCTATGGGTTTTAGATGACAGTTCAAGGCTTCTGCGATTGTTCTGAAAACCAGGGTGTTTTTTTCTAAAAACTCGGTCTCAGCGAGTGTTTCAAAAGTTTTTTGCAAGGATGATTTTGCCAGTTCAATGCAGCCTAGCTCCAACAAACAAAAGAAGGCATTACTTAATACGAGCGTTGAGGGCTCTGGCTGGGTCAAAAGTTCATCAATGATTTCGACAATTACAAAGGGTTTGGCCAACCAGAATGCCACCTGCAAGCTGAAGTTATAATCAAGCAGCAGCTGTCCGGCAGTGTTGGAAAGTTCAATGATAAAGTCTAGAGGTTCCCAATGCTTTTCCACGCTATTAAATAATTTCCTGACACTGAGGCCTAATTCTGCTTTAGGGAGGAAACGGAGGGCTAGTAAAATGAAATGGTATTTTGTTTTCCTGTTAAACTTAGAGGCCTCATACATCCTGCAAATGACCTGTTCGTACAGTACATGCAGAGAGGGGTGGTTGGGGTAACGTCTAAAGGCTAGTTCATAGCACTTCATCTCTTCTTCATAATCTTTCAGGGATTGGTAAACTAAGCCTTTTCCAAGATACTCCAAAGGTGCGCCCGGTGTATTATGCTGCTTAGAAAACTCCTCTAAAGCAAGTTCGAAGATTGCTTGGCTTGTTTGGGGATTGTCGCAATTTCTTGCTTTTTCCAACAGTGTGATCCCTGCTTTAAAGAGAGCTTCCCGTCCTTCTGCACGTCCAGGGAAAGAGTATGCGATACGTCGATATTCACTTAAGGCTATACTGTATTGCTTGTGGGCTAAGAAGGCATCCGGCACTGCTAAACAATTGATAGTGATGTTTAAGCTGCTAATGAAAACGTTAAGCTCGCGCATTTGGAAATCCGCATCGCGGTAAAACATCCCAATGTGGGTACCAGCCATAGGTAAGTGGCTGATATAAGTGAACTGGAGGATGTCGTTAAGGTAGACGTGTATACTGTCATCGACCTTTTCAAAGGTAACTTTATACCATGCGCCGCGTGTAAGGATAATGTCAGGTCTTGAAACGACTTCTAGTGTGGACCTGAGAAGTTTAGTTGAAGGGTTTAGATCGGACCCTAGCCATAGGCAGAAGCCGTCGTTAACATGCTGCCGCTCGGCTATTTCGGGTACGCAAAGCATCAGTCCAATTCCTTGACCATTTTCTCCCATACAGATAAAGGTTTCTAAGCGGGTATTGCCGTTATATGAAATGGACGAAACCATCATAGTGACCCAGTCGGAGGTATCGTGTCCGTAAGTAATCGCTACATGTTCACTGATCAGCATATGTTCTTGGAATTCCCATCCTTCTTTACGGTGGACGTCCAATTCATTGATCAAGAACCATTCAGAACGTCCCTCGATAAAGTTTTCCAGGTCTTTGATCAGCTTATCGATAGAGGGGTAGCGATGTAAAGGGTTGACATCCAAGCATTTCTTGGCAATTTCAGAAAGTGCGCGCGGAATATCCCGATAGGGGGCGACCCGTGAAGGATCTTTTAAAGTCTCTTTAGGAAAGTTTTTTCGGAATTCCTGCAGAGTTCCCCTTTTAAAGGGAGGTGCAAGAGTTAAGAATTGGTAGAGGAT
The Parachlamydiales bacterium genome window above contains:
- the pknD gene encoding serine/threonine-protein kinase PknD, which produces MNGPVKIFCTACRSTFALAENSPAPMFCVRCGHELNLPSETETQEASPSSMNVSMSTSNISLISGLTPAQKDIKYTVGPYQIITSIGKGGMGEVFLAYDTSCGRRIALKKIREDLLEHKQLQNRFLKEAHITSQLTHPAIIPIYTIHKDESQIYYTMPFVEGKTLKEIIRSARKNEKNGFKPATSTSIPALMRIFVTICNAVAYAHSKGVLHRDLKPENIIIGQYGEVMLLDWGLAKLLRSPKTNEEEDSIEESFSFHGLTNVGKVVGTVAYMAPERAFGQPATLQTDIYSLGVILYQFLTLAPPFKRGTLQEFRKNFPKETLKDPSRVAPYRDIPRALSEIAKKCLDVNPLHRYPSIDKLIKDLENFIEGRSEWFLINELDVHRKEGWEFQEHMLISEHVAITYGHDTSDWVTMMVSSISYNGNTRLETFICMGENGQGIGLMLCVPEIAERQHVNDGFCLWLGSDLNPSTKLLRSTLEVVSRPDIILTRGAWYKVTFEKVDDSIHVYLNDILQFTYISHLPMAGTHIGMFYRDADFQMRELNVFISSLNITINCLAVPDAFLAHKQYSIALSEYRRIAYSFPGRAEGREALFKAGITLLEKARNCDNPQTSQAIFELALEEFSKQHNTPGAPLEYLGKGLVYQSLKDYEEEMKCYELAFRRYPNHPSLHVLYEQVICRMYEASKFNRKTKYHFILLALRFLPKAELGLSVRKLFNSVEKHWEPLDFIIELSNTAGQLLLDYNFSLQVAFWLAKPFVIVEIIDELLTQPEPSTLVLSNAFFCLLELGCIELAKSSLQKTFETLAETEFLEKNTLVFRTIAEALNCHLKPIENINRPDIPAESLNFKRTVLHYLRQCLRQRKVEKVLELTKDFQAGPKQSHFQLQVDIYKIWSKLYLKQWDEAGALLHTYPIELLSQDSSLLYFLYGCWLAATENKEIAEIHFSGLMDMPFPRSWVLSAYELNRKIGEGSPWVEKAFLWEKRQLFKQLSLYYHCIGDEQKAKRYHSLELGQYVTAPF